CCTGTGATCGTCTGGCGCGTCGATGTCGTGTTCCTCACTAAACAAGATTGGAAGTATGAGAGAAGCAGCGCCGGGTCCGCGGGCGGCGGGCGAACACACACCTTCGGTGTGATCCAGCCCGCAAAGAAACTCAAGGGAGCCGCCGCGTACAGCCTTCCTGGCATAGCCATTAAGGGCGGCAAGCCAGTCATGGTATAGGTGGTCCAGTACCCTGGCCCCCATAAAAACCGGGGCCCATCAAGGGCCCCGGCGGTGCTACGCGATAGGTTCCCGAGAGCGCTAGTCGCGGCCGCCGAACAGCCGCAGCAGCATCAGGAACAGGTTGATGAAGTCGAGATAGAGGCGCAGCGCGCCCATCACGGCCTTTTTGGTCGCCGTTCCGGCCTCATCGCCCTCGTAATACATATTCTTGATCTGCTGGGTGTCGTAGGCGGTCAAGCCGGTAAAGACGAGGACGCCGATCACCGAGATCGCGAACTGCAAGGCGCTGCTCGCCAGGAACATGTTGACGACGGCCGCGATGATGATGCCGATCAGGCCCATGAACAGGAACGAGCCCCACCCGGAGAGGTCTTTCTTCGTCGTGTAGCCGTAGATGCTGAGCGCGGCGAAGGTGCCGGCGGTGATAAAGAAGACGCGGGCGATGCTGGTCTGCGTATAGGCAATGAAGATCGTCGATAACGCGATGCCCATGAGCGCCGCGTAAATCCAGTAGACCGCCTGGGCGGTCGACGGTTTCATCGAATTGATTCGGAAGCTGAGGAAAAACACCAGCGCCAGCGGCGCCAGGATCGCGACCCACATCAGCCCCGAGCCGAAAACCGCCTGCATGAGGGTCGGCGACGAGGAGAAGGCGAAGGCAACGATTCCGGTCAGCGCGAGGCCGGACGCCATGTAGTTGTAGACCCGAAGCATGTACGAACGCAGGCCTTCGTCGATGACGGCCTCGTCGCGTGTCCGGGTCAGGACGCTGGTCTGCGAACGGGGGTCGACCATTGCTGCAACTCCTGAAGGTTTTGAACTCCGGCCTAATATTGGCATTAATCGGCTATGATTCAACCGTGAATCGGGCCTTGGCGCGGTCACGATCGATAGCGATAGCGAACCATTTGACCGTTCTCACCTTATTGAAATTTAAGAATATTTCCTGATACGCCCGGCTCCGCCGCGAGGCCATGGTTAACCGACGGATGCCGACGCGAACTCGTCCAGGGCGGCGGCGACCTCGACAATCACCGCGTCCCAGTCGCCACCGCGCGGCTGGCGGAAGAGCCGCATTGTCGGATACCACGGCGTGTCGTCGCGCCCGGTCATCCACCGCCACTCCGCGACACGGGGCAGCAGCGTCCACACCGGGCGGCCGAGCGCGCCGGCCATGTGGACGGTGGTGTTGTCGATCGAGATCACCAGATCGCAGGCGGCCACGGCACTGGTGAAGGCGATCAGGTCGGGCTTGAAATCGACCCCGCTTTCCGCCTCGACGACAAAGCCTGCTTCCCGCGCCGCCGCCCGCTCTTCACTCGTATCGCCATATTGCAGATTAACGAAGCGCACGCCCGTTACCGCGCCGAGCGGCGCCAGGTCGGTGAGCGGGATGCTGCGCGGGCGGCCGGTCTTCGCGTTCTTGCTGTACCACGACAGACCGACGACGAAGCGATCGTCGGCGCGCGCCGGGACCGCGGCGGTGGGTTTCAAATAGGGCACCTCGGCCGGGATCGTCGCCACCGTCGTGCCCAGCAGATGGGGCAGGCTCATCAGCGGGGCGGCGCAGTCGAAGGTGGGTAAATTGTCGCCCTGCGGATTTCGAAAGGGATAGATCTCGGCGATGCCGCCGAAGGACGCGCTAGCGATCTCGCACAGCCGCGGATCGAGCTCGAACAGGATCCGCGCCTCGGGATGGGCCGCCGCCACCAGCGGCAGGTAGCGGCAAAACTGGACGACAT
This region of Alphaproteobacteria bacterium genomic DNA includes:
- a CDS encoding Bax inhibitor-1/YccA family protein — encoded protein: MVDPRSQTSVLTRTRDEAVIDEGLRSYMLRVYNYMASGLALTGIVAFAFSSSPTLMQAVFGSGLMWVAILAPLALVFFLSFRINSMKPSTAQAVYWIYAALMGIALSTIFIAYTQTSIARVFFITAGTFAALSIYGYTTKKDLSGWGSFLFMGLIGIIIAAVVNMFLASSALQFAISVIGVLVFTGLTAYDTQQIKNMYYEGDEAGTATKKAVMGALRLYLDFINLFLMLLRLFGGRD